From Ailuropoda melanoleuca isolate Jingjing chromosome 8, ASM200744v2, whole genome shotgun sequence, a single genomic window includes:
- the LOC100473309 gene encoding olfactory receptor 6K3, with product MEGANLSEVTEFLFTGFPKLQDGGLLYFFPLLSIYTFIVIGNLLIFFAVRMDTHLHNPMYNFISIFSFLEIWYTTATIPKMLSNLISSQKTISFIGCLLQMYFFHSLGNTEGALLTVMAIDRYLAICNPLRYPTIMTPRLCTQLSAGSCVFGFLILLPKIVWISTLPFCGPNQIHQIFCDFTPLLHLACTDASMILVQDVVHALAILITGLIISVSYIRIVIVILGIPSAEGRKKAFSTCAAHIAVFLLFFGSVALMYLRFSATYTPFWDAAIALTFSVLAPFFNPIIYSLRNKDTKDAIKKLLCPQKVFNVRGR from the coding sequence ATGGAGGGTGCAAATCTATCAGAAGTAACTGAATTTCTCTTCACCGGGTTCCCCAAGCTCCAGGATGGTGGcctcctttacttttttcctttactttccatCTACACCTTTATTGTGATTGGAAACCTATTGATCTTCTTTGCTGTGAGGATGGACACCCATCTCCACAATCCCATGTACAATTTCATCAGCATCTTCTCATTTCTGGAGATCTGGTATACCACAGCCACCATCCCTAAGATGCTCTCCAATCTGATCAGCAGTCAAAAGACCATCTCTTTTATTGGCTGCCTCTTGCAGATGTACTTCTTCCATTCACTTGGAAACACTGAAGGAGCCTTGCTGACTGTCATGGCCATTGACAGGTACCTCGCCATCTGCAACCCACTCCGCTACCCGACCATCATGACCCCCCGACTATGCACTCAGCTCTCTGCAGGCTCTTGTgtctttggtttcctcatccttCTACCTAAGATTGTGTGGATTTCTACTCTGCCATTCTGCGGCCCCAACCAAATCCACCAGATCTTCTGCGATTTCACACCGTTATTACATTTAGCCTGTACAGACGCCTCTATGATCTTAGTACAAGATGTGGTTCATGCTCTGGCCATTCTGATAACAGGTctgattatttctgtttcttacatCAGAATTGTCATTGTGATCCTGGGCATCCCTTCAGCGGAGGGCCGAAAaaaggccttctccacctgtgcTGCCCACATTGCTGTCTTCCTGCTATTTTTTGGCAGTGTGGCCCTCATGTATCTTAGATTCTCTGCCACGTATACGCCATTCTGGGATGCTGCCATCGCTCTAACCTTCTCTGTCCTTGCTCCCTTTTTCAATCCCATAATATACAGCCTGAGAAATAAGGATACGAAAGATGCTATTAAGAAGCTCCTTTGCCCTCAAAAGGTGTTTAATGTACGTGGTAGGTGA
- the LOC100473825 gene encoding LOW QUALITY PROTEIN: uncharacterized protein LOC100473825 (The sequence of the model RefSeq protein was modified relative to this genomic sequence to represent the inferred CDS: inserted 2 bases in 2 codons), producing MSSLYYLYRPLGASREFQEIYTVLDSHIVAPIFSFLDGVSCVFLPITIKAVETMFEDGSLLLFIPLFIIYTFIVIGNLTVFFAVRMDMRLHNPMYHFISIFSFLEIWYTTATIPKMLSNLISEKRTISITGCLLQMYFFHSLGNSEGILLTTMAIDRYVAICNPLRYPTIMTPRLCAQLSAGSCIFGFLVLLPEIAWISTLPFCGPNQIHQIFCDFEPVLHLACTDTSVILIEDVIHAVAIIFSVLIIALSYIRIITVILKIPSVEGRQKAFSTCASHLGVFLMFYGSVSLMYLRFAATFPPVLDTVIALMFAVLAPFFNPIIYSLRNKDMKIAIKKLLCWRNIKDAETQTDRGAPVVFGHGSSAGCAESANLSAVTGFIFTGFPQLQAGGLLFFFPLLFVYTFIVTGNLLIFFAVRLETHLHNPMYNFISIFFLEIWYTTATIPKMLSNLISGKRTISITGCLLQMHFLRSLGNSEGILLIXTAINTYVAICNPFCYQVIMTPWLCDQLPAGSCIFGFLILLPEIVVISTLPFCGPNQIHQIFCDLVPVLKLACMDTSMILVEDVIHAVAIIITVLIIALSYIRIITVILRSPSAEGWQKAFSTCVGHLAVFLIFFAGVSLMYLCFSATXPPSFATAIALVFTVLDPFFNPITYSLRNKDMKNAVRNSSIFGKH from the exons ATGAGCTCCCTGTACTACCTTTATAGACCTCTTGGTGCTTCACGAGAGTTTCAGGAGATCTACACTGTGCTGGACTCTCACATTGTGGCCCCCATTTTCTCATTCCTTGATG GAGTGAGCTGTGTCTTTCTACCCATAACAATTAAGGCTGTTGAGACCATG TTTGAAGATGGTAgcctcctcctcttcattcctCTATTCATCATCTACACATTCATTGTTATCGGGAATCTCACTGTATTTTTTGCAGTCAGGATGGACATGCGTCTCCACAATCCTATGTACCATTTCATCAGCATCTTCTCCTTCCTGGAGATCTGGTATACCACAGCCACCATTCCCAAGATGCTCTCCAACCTCATCAGTGAGAAGAGGACCATCTCCATTACTGGCTGCCTCCTGCAAATGTACTTCTTCCATTCACTTGGAAATTCAGAGGGGATCTTGTTGACCACCATGGCCATTGACAGGTACGTTGCCATCTGCAACCCTCTCCGCTACCCTACCATTATGACCCCCCGGCTGTGCGCCCAGCTCTCTGCAGGCTCTTGCATCTTTGGCTTTCTTGTGTTGCTCCCGGAGATTGCGTGGATTTCCACACTGCCCTTCTGTGGGCCCAACCAAATCCATCAGATATTCTGTGACTTTGAGCCTGTGCTGCACTTGGCCTGTACAGACACTTCCGTGATTCTGATTGAGGATGTGATCCATGCTGTGGCCATCATCTTCTCTGTCCTGATTATTGCTCTCTCTTATATCAGAATCATCACTGTGATCCTGAAGATCCCTTCTGTTGAAGGCCGCCAGAAGGCCTTTTCTACCTGTGCATCTCATCTTGGTGTCTTTCTGATGTTCTATGGCAGCGTGTCCCTCATGTACCTGAGATTTGCTGCCACTTTCCCACCAGTTTTGGACACAGTTATTGCACTGATGTTTGCCGTTCTTGCTCCCTTTTTCAACCCTATCATCTATAGCTTGAGAAACAAGGATATGAAGATTGCAATTAAGAAGCTTCtct GCTGGAGGAATATCAAGGATGCAGAGACCCAGACAGACAGAGGAGCACCTGTGGTCTTTGGTCACG GGAGCTCTGCTGGGTGTGCGGAGAGTGCAAACCTGTCAGCAGTGACAGGGTTTATCTTCACTGGCTtcccccagctccaggctggTGGCCTCCTGTTCTTCTTTCCCTTACTCTTCGTCTACACCTTTATTGTCACTGGGAACCTATTGATCTTCTTTGCTGTGAGGCTGGAGACCCATCTCCACAATCCTATGTACAATTTCATCAGCATCTTCTTCCTGGAGATCTGGTATACCACAGCCACCATTCCCAAGATGCTCTCCAACCTCATCAGTGGGAAGAGGACCATCTCCATTACTGGCTGCCTCTTGCAGATGCACTTCCTCCGTTCACTTGGAAACTCGGAGGGCATCTTGTTGA CCACGGCCATTAACACGTATGTTGCCATCTGCAACCCTTTCTGCTACCAGGTGATCATGACCCCCTGGCTGTGTGATCAGCTCCCTGCAGGCTCCTGCATCTTCGGCTTCCTCATCCTGCTTCCTGAGATTGTAGTGATTTCCACACTGCCCTTCTGTGGGCCCAACCAAATCCATCAGATCTTCTGTGACCTGGTCCCCGTGCTGAAGCTGGCCTGTATGGACACATCCATGATTCTGGTTGAAGATGTGATCCATGCTGTggccatcatcatcaccgtccTAATCATTGCCCTGTCCTATATCAGAATCATCACCGTGATCTTGAGGAGCCCCTCTGCTGAGGGTTGGCAAAAGGCCTTTTCTACCTGTGTGGGCCATCTCGCTGTCTTCCTGATTTTCTTTGCCGGTGTGTCCCTCATGTACTTGTGTTTCAGTGCCA TGCCCCCCAGCTTTGCCACAGCCATTGCACTGGTGTTTACTGTCCTTGACCCATTCTTCAATCCCATCACTTACAGTCTGAGAAACAAGGACATGAAGAATGCAGTTCGAAACTCTTCCATCTTTGGAAAGCATTGA
- the LOC117803540 gene encoding olfactory receptor 6K3-like, protein MGQENQTVVAEFCFSDFPQFENGSLLLFVPLLFIYVFIIVGNFTIFSAVRLDTRFHNPMYNFISIFSFLEIWYTTVTIPKMLSNLISERKTISFIGCLLQMYFFHSLGVTEALVLTLMAIDRYVAICNPLRYAVIMTPRLCAQLSTGSCIFGFLMLLPEIAWISTLPFCGPNQIHQLFCDFEPVLRLACTDTSMILVEEVIHAISILTSVSIISLSYLRIITVILRIPSGESRQKVFSTCAAHITVFLLFFGSVALKYLCFSVTFPPLLDKATALMFAVLTPLFNPIICSLRNKDMKDAIRRVLGFQKGSMSLVPNESSHAPAQRHISINLKC, encoded by the coding sequence ATGGGTCAGGAGAACCAGACAGTGGTGGCGGAGTTCTGTTTCTCCGATTTCCCTCAGTTTGAGAACGGCAGCCTCTTGCTCTTTGTTCCTCTGCTGTTTATTTACGTGTTCATTATTGTTGGAAATTTCACGATCTTCTCTGCTGTCCGGCTGGATACACGTTTTCACAATCCCATGTACAATTTCATCAGCATCTTCTCCTTCCTGGAGATCTGGTATACCACAGTGACCATCCCCAAGATGCTCTCCAACCTCATCAGTGAGAGGAAGACCATCTCTTTCATTGGCTGCCTCCTGCAGATGTATTTTTTCCACTCCCTTGGGGTCACAGAAGCCCTGGTCCTCACGCTGATGGCCATCGACAGGTACGTTGCCATCTGTAACCCTCTCCGCTATGCCGTCATTATGACCCCTCGGCTGTGCGCCCAGCTCTCCACCGGCTCTTGCATCTTTGGCTTCCTTATGCTGCTGCCAGAGATTGCGTGGATTTCCACTCTTCCCTTCTGTGGCCCCAACCAAATCCATCAACTCTTCTGTGACTTTGAACCTGTGCTGCGCTTGGCCTGTACAGACACGTCCATGATTCTGGTTGAAGAAGTGATCCATGCTATTTCCATCTTGACTTCTGTGTCTATCATTAGCCTTTCGTATTTAAGAATCATAACCGTGATCCTGAGGATTCCCTCCGGGGAGAGCCGTCAGAAGGTGTTCTCCACCTGTGCGGCCCACATTactgttttcttgctgttttttgGCAGTGTGGCCCTCAAGTACCTGTGTTTCTCTGTCACGTTCCCACCTCTACTGGACAAGGCCACCGCCCTGATGTTTGCTGTCCTCACCCCGCTGTTCAACCCGATAATCTGCAGTCTGAGGAACAAAGACATGAAAGATGCCATCAGGAGAGTTCTCGGTTTTCAAAAAGGTTCGATGTCTCTGGTACCCAATGAGAGTTCACACGCACCTGCTCAAAGGCATAtctccataaatttaaaatgctaa